The following are encoded in a window of Phaseolus vulgaris cultivar G19833 chromosome 3, P. vulgaris v2.0, whole genome shotgun sequence genomic DNA:
- the LOC137807421 gene encoding uncharacterized protein yields the protein MQCSFLPSLSLSLSHIHTLSQEAMGNTSSMLTQYDIEEVQQHCKHAFTQQEIVSLYQRFCQLDRNNCGFISSDEFLSIPEFAVNPLSQSLLRMLDGLNFKEFVAFLSAFSPRATLQHKIQFIFKVYDTDCNGKVTFHDMLRALRDLSGSFISEQQREEVLTQVLEEAGYAKDSSLVLSDFVKILGNSGLKMEVEIPVD from the exons ATGCAGTGCTCATTtcttccctctctctctctctctctctctcacataCACACACTTTCCCAAGAAGCCATGGGCAACACATCTTCCATGCTCACCCAATACGACATCGAAGAGGTTCAGCAACATTGCAAACACGCTT TTACGCAGCAGGAGATTGTTTCTCTGTACCAACGCTTCTGTCAGCTCGATCGCAACAACTGCGGTTTCATCTCCTCCGATGAGTTCCTCTCCATTCCCGAATTCGCCGTCAATCCTCTCTCTCAG AGTTTGTTGAGGATGCTGGACGGATTGAACTTCAAAGAATTCGTTGCCTTCTTGTCTGCCTTCAGTCCCCGCGCCACTCTCCAACACAAAATTCAAT TCATTTTCAAGGTGTATGATACCGACTGCAATGGAAAAGTGACCTTCCATGACATGCTCAGGGCTTTAAGGGATTTGTCTGGATCCTTCATCTCTGAGCAACAGAGAGAG GAAGTTCTTACACAGGTCCTTGAGGAAGCTGGCTATGCAAAGGATTCTTCATTAGTCTTGTCTGACTTCGTGAAG ATTCTTGGCAATTCGGGTTTGAAGATGGAAGTAGAGATTCCGGTGGATTAG